catacatatatatatatacatacatacacatatatatttatatatatgtatgtatctatgtatgtatgtatgtatgtatatatgtgtgtattatatatatatgtattatatacactcgcatatatatcttatatgtattcataaataaatatttaaatatatatatatatatatatatatatataatatatatatatatatatatatatatatatacacacatgcatacatatacgtaaaccatatatatgtatttatgttagtgTCTACATTTtggtatatgattgtgtgtgtgtgtgtacacatacactcacacactcgtacacacggGTGGTGAAGTAGGATGAGGTGGGGGGAAAAGGTGAATTGTGCAGGGTGGAAAAAACAGAAATAAGGACTTTTCGTTTCCGCGTcgtatagaaagaaaaaaggaaaaaaaaaaaaaggaagagagagagagaaagaaagagagaagagagaggacagaggagggggaggagagaggagggTAAAACGAAACCGGACCGGAAGTGACGTCAAATCGTGTCTCTCCaagtttaaagaaagaaaagtacgGAGGTGGGGGGgaagacgacaaaaaaaaaaacatgaattgcTACGGCAGAGACCATTATAGgaaatatataatcacattaGCAGAAGGAGATGATAGCCAGACGTTGTaggagataataacaataacaataacagcaaatataataaaatttcacgagaaagagagagagagaaaaaaaggaaatggttGACAACTGGAAAGTATGTGATGGCGTCAGTTCCGCTCTCGTGTGAAAGAAGACACCAAAGTTGACGACTTCCGTTGTACGTTATTGTGTACGTCGAGAGCTGCCGTAACGCATTTAGGCCAAGACCAGGTTTTTACGTGGGCCACGGTTGGCGGCCCACCTTTACTGCCTTGCCTGCTGCTCGtagatttttttatgtataaacagaaataagtgtgtagaagatatatatatatatatatatatatatatataacggcaggtttatttttttttttgtaaaactaCGGATACGGATTTCATTGTTGGAGCAGGAAATAACGGATTTTAAACAACAacgctatatatacacacacacacacacattatacatatatatacgtacacatatacatacatatatatatatatatacatacacatatatatatacacacacacacacacatatatatatatatatatgaatatacatatttggattttttttttttaaaagcaaagagggggaaagtaaaaaaaaaacatacacccCCGCGGGGGGATTTCCGATAAATTGATGGATAACACGTAGCAACGAAAGGAATCGTTTTGTTTTGAACTGATTACCtgatatacgtataaatattggAAAAACAGAATCTCGaaacacataaagctataaataataaccatgtaaatattgttgttttttttaaaaaaataaaaaaaaagaggaaaacagtttaaaaaaagaagaaaaaaataacaacaataaggagAACAAGATACGTTAACAAGGAATTATCCGAacagtgcgtgtgcgtgtgtgtatatatatatatatatatatatgtatatgtatatcaagcaAGGTTTGTAACGGACCACATTGGATTTACATTGTGAAACGGAGCACATTGGATGTTTGTACAAGGAAACAACAACACATAGGATTACgattgctatatatacatacgtttacataCATAGAGAAGCAAAATATAACACCACACCGTACCACATGACTATCTACCGTCTTTCTGGGGGATTTTACGTAATAAActgaattacatgtatatatattgtctatatatatatatatacatgcatataaaaacaaGTGGagtgtttatttataaaataaccgGACCGTAATAATTTAAAGATGCGGTAAACATTTGCTTCCACAggtgaaaagaaacataaaaaggaaatttaaaaaagaaacagcagggattatatatacaaatataaaaccaAGCtcccgcaaatatatatatacatatacatatatatatatatatatatatatatgaacatggttTTGAACAAGAATTATTTGCGGGAAAGGTGAGGTATCGATATGATGCTGACGACAAGACTTATGTTtgctttttctcctcctcttttttcttgttgttgttcttgttattgaagatgatgatgatgatgacgatgatagatacaaaaatagaaactaaaagaaaaagatgcAGAAGCGAAGAGAAAATCTGATCTGCTTTCAAAATAGATGAACGTCTGGGGGGGTtggaggcaaaaaaaaatttttttttaaagagtgtGGTTGGTGTTAACGATGTtgaaggtgttggtggtggtgatgatagtagaaAGACttgcttaacaaaaaaaaaaaagtgttgaagCTGTGAAAAATTGCTGTCGGTGAGTAGAAGGAAAGAGGGGAGGGGAAAAGCGGTAACGCTTCGCAGTGGTggcctcgtctctctctctctctctatctatctatctatctatctctgtctctctctcttctggatTGATTTTCGCTGCCCTCACTTCCTTGTATGGTGTCCTTAAAGAGACGTTGTTTTGTTGGAACATAGTTGGGGCACGACCGTTCTCCCTAGtacctctctctcctcacattcCTTCGATCTCTTTCCTCGATTGTTTACGATCTCCCTAACAGACACATAACTACCATGTCGTTTCCGCCTGGTCCTCCTATAGGCTTGCCTCACATGGCGCCAGGCATGATGACACAGAGTTACACTTTCACACCCATGGGGATGGTTCCAATGGGTGTCAGTATGATCCCGCCAGCCTCCGTCATGAGGCCCATCATAACGTCCACTACAACAGCTGTTGCGGCCCTGGCCGCCGCTGTTCCCTCAGTGTCGTCTTCGTCCACCCATCATCTTTCCATCACCTCTGCCACAACCCCCATGTTCAATTCCGGCCAAAAACATCTTCAACAGAATCACAAGAAGCTGATCCCTCAGGAGATTCCAAAGACAGAATTATTTACGAAAGAAGAGAAGCCGCCCGTGACCACGGTGTTTGTGGGCAACATAAGCGAGCGGTCGCCTGATACAATGATCAGGGAAATGTTACAACGATGCGGGAACATTCTTAGCTGGAAAAGAGTCCAGGGTGCTTCGGGGAAGTTACAGGGTTTCGGATTCTGTGAGTACGAGGAGCCTGAGTCTACATTAAGGTGTATTCGTCTTTTAAACGAATGGCAGATTAATGACAAGAAACTTGTCGTCAAAGTCGATGCCAAAACCAAAGCGCTGCTGGATGAATACAAAGCTAAGAAGAAAGTTGAGCTTAATAAATGGTTAGAGCAGAACCAGAGCCAGAAGAAATCATCTTCAAAAGAGACAGCTCCAAAAGTGACCACTTCAAAAGATGAGACAGAAACCAAAGAGAAAAGTGATGGGGAGAAGAGCAAGGAGTCTGCGAGTGGTTCTGGGGATGTGAGTAATAAAACTGAGAAATCTCCATCATCAACAACTGAGAAATCTCTAACAGAATCGGAGAAACCGTCGACAGAATCGGAAAAACTTCCAGCCGAAGAAACTGAAGAACAATATCAGGAACAAGTTAGCAAGGAAACTAGGGTCAATGATTTGGATCAGATAACCATGAGAGAAGACTGTGTGACGAGAGCCGGCTTGGAAGCAATCATGCGAGACTATGCTGAGGAACTTGCAAAAGAGCCACCTGTTGATCAAGAGAAGGAGGCCAAACAAGCTCAGAAGAAGAGTAAAGAAGAAAAGGTGCAGGCTGATAAAGGTTTGGACGATATGGAgctggaagaagagaagaaggaaataaTTAACCGTGAGATAAAGAGTTTCCGAGATTTGCACAAGGAAGATGAAAGCAGTGAGAAGTCGAGGCATCGGGAGCGAGACAGACGTGCGCACGATGAACGCGTGCGAAGGGAGAAGATGCGCAAGGGGAAAGTTTACGAACGAGAACACAGGGAACGCAGCTGGTCGAGGAGTATGTCGCGATCTTGCTCCCGGTCAAGGTCACGCTCGAGATCGCGCAGGGACCGGTCTAGAGACAGCTCTCGCGAAAGGTCGTGTGACAGATCGCGCGAAAGATCGAAAGACGGGGACAAACGAGGAAGAGACTGGGACCTTGAGGACGAAGAGGAGGCTTACGAGAGGAggaaactagagaagaaattgcgTGAGAAAGAGGCGGCGTACCAGGAGAGATTACGGAACTGGGAAGCCCGGGAACGGAAGAAGAGTAAGgaatatgagaaagagaaagatcgaGAAGAGGCTCGGAAGTGTGAGGAAAGTAAAGAGGCACGAAGGCTGAAAGAGTTTTTGGAAGATTATGATGACCTAAGGGACGACCCTAAGTTTTACCGAGGCAGCGCATTGTCCAGACGGCTGAAAGAacgagaaaaagagaaggaaaacgaCGCAAGGGACCGACAACGAGAAAaggaagagctggaagaaattagGCGAAGATTAATGGAAGAAGGTCATGCTGACCCCGACGGTGAAATTGCTAAAATGGAACGAGAGAGAGATGAGCATTTGAAACCTCGACTGCACTTACTTCCCCCCTTACCAGAACCCAAACTGCGTCACAACTCCCCAACCACTTCGCATAAGCGGGAACAGAAATCTGAAGACTCGAAATCAACCCTGCCCCGCATGCAGGCCACTTTGAAACTTGTCACCTCAAAAGTAAATAATTCCCATTCGAACAGTATATCGCAGactgaaagaaagggaaagatcTCAAAAACTGGTGCCGATGGAAAGTGTGATGGTCGAGAGAGTGGGAGCGAAGGAGAAGATGCGGAAATTGATGCTGGTAACagctacaacaaaaacaataacagtaatgcGGGTCCTGCCAGAATCATGAACACCCAACCAGTTTTCAGTCCGGCTGTGAAAGAAGAGGTTACCACGAAGATTGGGTTCAACGCCATGAAGCTACGCACCTCTGACAGTCCCAACGATTTGTCTAATACAAAGCGGAAAAAAATCACTATCGGAGATGTGTTTGGCCAAGACGACTATTGCTCGGAGGCCTCGCAGCGTAAACGCAAGCTCGTGCCGCTGGACTACGAGGAAGAAAAATCCGAGAAAAAGGCGGCCACCTCCATAGAAGAGAAACGACAACAGATCAAACAACTCATCGAACAGATTCCGACCGGCAAGGAGGAACTATTTGCCTACTCCCTCGACTGGAGCATCGTCGACCAGGTCCTCATGGATAAACGCATCAAACCCTGGGTTAATAAAAAGATTGTCGAATACATCGGAGAAGAAGAAGCAACCCTCACGGAATTCATCTGCCAGAAAGTGGTGGGCCGTAGCACCCCTGCCAACATTCTCAACGATGTAGCAATGGTACTGGACGAGGAAGCAGAGGTGTTTGTGGTCAAGATGTGGAGACTGTTGATATACGAGACAGAGGCCAAAAAAGCTGGACTGGTCAAATGAAAGTGACCAGCAGGGGGGGAGGATCTTTACTGTTTTTGACATCTCATAATCATATACATTCATCGACTCATtcctcatacacatgcatatatacagccacatatacacacatgcacacatacatgtatacatatctgtatatacataactTTACACATATACCTCAACATATACGcaacaatgtgtgtgtaaattcttttaaaaatatatacacatatatatatataaaagactgatacatatatttatgtataactatatatatatatatatgtatgtaggtatatatatatatatatgtgtgtatatatatatatatgtaaatgttgcaGACAGAGACacattatatacgcacacacataatatataaacgcacatatatatgcatacatttatatgcatgtgtataaaatattattttcataggtatgaatgtatggatgtatatatatatatatttatacatatatatgtatgtatgtatatatatatacacacaacacaaattaCATGGAAAAAAGACTGCTACAATTGTGAGGTTACATATCTACAACTCtatatgcatgtaagtgcatgtgtatgtatgtatgtatatacacaacgcATTTTCACCTACACATCTAAATGAACTGATGTGATATTTAAAGGTGGGGGGGAGGGGtttaaaagaagaatattttaaaggGAGGCTTGGAGGGCAAGCAGGGGCAGAGAGGCTGAGGAACAACATTATTGAACTGTAAAACTATGAGAGAAAAAAGGGGCTgggggcagaaaaaaaaaatggagaatgaAACCCAAAACTGTACAAACAAAATTGTTGACTTTGGTGGTggtcaggatttttttttttttttttttgcttttttttcctgacccccccccccctaaaCTGTTCCCTACACAAAGGATTTGTTGTCATGACTACATGTAAACAACAACGAAACAGTGAGTGGAATATTTATctgagcagaaaaaaaaatgttgacaaGTTTTAATCTTTCCCTTTTTCCTGTGTAACAATGTTCTGGCATACACTTAACATACAcactggttaatatatatatacatatatatacactggttaatatatatacatatatatatatatacacatacatgcatacatatatacacatacatgcatacatatatatacatacatgcatacatatatatatatatatatatatatatatatatatacatacatgcatacagttatatatatatgtatatacacatatacatacacacgagggggtgttgaaaagttcctggctttgggtaaaagaaaatacagggggatcgattaattatgattttatccaacatattcccctctcagattcacacacttattgcagtggtccttcagttttcccaAGCCccataaaagaactcagaaggttggccTTCCAAccaacccttaaagccaggaagtttTTAGTACCCactcctatgcatatatatatatatatatatatatatatatatatatatatatatatatatatatatatatgtgtgtgtgtgtgtatacatatacacatttgcattTCTGTGTTCATcttgtggatacatatatatatatatacacgcatacacatttatgcaAACTTATGCACTCACTCACATTAATATACATTTGCATCTACATGTTATATGCatagatgcattcatacatagatatacaaatttacatatttctgtgtgcatattatatatatatatatatatatatatatatatatatatgggcaatcAATTTCTAAGAGTCATATCAAAAGATagcctatatatgttatatacatattatgtatgtttgtgtctgtgtgtatatgtatgtatgtatatatatatatataaatatatatgcgtgtgtgtatatatatatattgtatacatgcaCTAACACTCATTTCTGTATGAGATGTGTAAGTGTAggtatagcatgtgtgtgtatatatatatacatattagaaggaaaccactatgtggacaaccttatgctagaaatagatccgctattgtcttaccactaagaaatgttctcaagaaatcgatgttaattaaattaatatctaatttctcaccctcattttaaatatatatatatatat
This Octopus sinensis linkage group LG23, ASM634580v1, whole genome shotgun sequence DNA region includes the following protein-coding sequences:
- the LOC115223608 gene encoding RNA-binding protein 25-like — protein: MSFPPGPPIGLPHMAPGMMTQSYTFTPMGMVPMGVSMIPPASVMRPIITSTTTAVAALAAAVPSVSSSSTHHLSITSATTPMFNSGQKHLQQNHKKLIPQEIPKTELFTKEEKPPVTTVFVGNISERSPDTMIREMLQRCGNILSWKRVQGASGKLQGFGFCEYEEPESTLRCIRLLNEWQINDKKLVVKVDAKTKALLDEYKAKKKVELNKWLEQNQSQKKSSSKETAPKVTTSKDETETKEKSDGEKSKESASGSGDVSNKTEKSPSSTTEKSLTESEKPSTESEKLPAEETEEQYQEQVSKETRVNDLDQITMREDCVTRAGLEAIMRDYAEELAKEPPVDQEKEAKQAQKKSKEEKVQADKGLDDMELEEEKKEIINREIKSFRDLHKEDESSEKSRHRERDRRAHDERVRREKMRKGKVYEREHRERSWSRSMSRSCSRSRSRSRSRRDRSRDSSRERSCDRSRERSKDGDKRGRDWDLEDEEEAYERRKLEKKLREKEAAYQERLRNWEARERKKSKEYEKEKDREEARKCEESKEARRLKEFLEDYDDLRDDPKFYRGSALSRRLKEREKEKENDARDRQREKEELEEIRRRLMEEGHADPDGEIAKMERERDEHLKPRLHLLPPLPEPKLRHNSPTTSHKREQKSEDSKSTLPRMQATLKLVTSKVNNSHSNSISQTERKGKISKTGADGKCDGRESGSEGEDAEIDAGNSYNKNNNSNAGPARIMNTQPVFSPAVKEEVTTKIGFNAMKLRTSDSPNDLSNTKRKKITIGDVFGQDDYCSEASQRKRKLVPLDYEEEKSEKKAATSIEEKRQQIKQLIEQIPTGKEELFAYSLDWSIVDQVLMDKRIKPWVNKKIVEYIGEEEATLTEFICQKVVGRSTPANILNDVAMVLDEEAEVFVVKMWRLLIYETEAKKAGLVK